In the Topomyia yanbarensis strain Yona2022 chromosome 3, ASM3024719v1, whole genome shotgun sequence genome, one interval contains:
- the LOC131694074 gene encoding ras-related protein Rab-43 — protein MSVRNPATLMSISNEESFDFLFKIVLIGDCGTGKTCIVQRFKSGNFIESHGNTIGVDFSMKAVTVDAKKVKLQIWDTAGQERFRTITQSYYRSANGVIIVYDITKRSSFLNLQRWIDEVRRYTASNVMIFVIGNKCDLDAIREVEFSEAQTMCQYIPEIMFVMETSAKDNRNIEDAFMTLATELKRRHDNITSDDDADGITLGHSMSLSVSNCSMCSRT, from the exons ATGTCAGTACGGAATCCAGCTACGCTGATGTCTATCAGCAATGAGGAAAGTTTTGACTTCCTGTTCAAAATCGTTCTAATTGGTGACTGCGGGACAGGGAAAACCTGTATTGTACAACGCTTCAAGTCTGGAAACTTTATCGAAAGCCATGGGAACACCATTGGAGTAGACTTCTCGATGAAAGCAGTGACAGTGGATGCGAAAAAAGTGAAG CTCCAAATTTGGGACACAGCTGGGCAAGAACGCTTCAGAACTATAACGCAAAGCTACTACCGGTCAGCAAATGGTGTGATAATAG TATACGACATCACCAAGCGATCGTCCTTTCTTAATCTGCAACGATGGATCGACGAAGTGCGTCGTTACACAGCTTCAAACGTGATGATTTTCGTGATAGGAAATAAATGCGACCTGGATGCCATACGGGAGGTTGAGTTTTCCGAAGCGCAAACCATGTGCCAATACATACCAGAGATTATGTTCGTAATGGAAACGTCAGCCAAGGACAACCGGAATATCGAAGATGCCTTCATGACGTTGGCCACTGAGCTTAAG AGGCGGCATGACAACATTACTTCAGATGATGATGCTGATGGTATCACTCTGGGGCACAGCATGTCGCTCTCGGTTAGTAATTGTAGTATGTGTAGCAGAACGTGA